One genomic region from Spirulina subsalsa PCC 9445 encodes:
- a CDS encoding TIGR00297 family protein, which yields MFSSLNPWVIALALNTLLIAIAFLSPKKLLTPIGYLHAWVLGVLLWGTLQAPGYLVVLFYFLVGSGVTRLGMAEKEAAGIAEKRSGLRGPENVWGSAGIATLCALGTLWATPLWSSLLQLGYVASFSTKLSDTCASEVGKAYGKRTFLITTFQPVPRGTEGAVSLEGTLAGLFASVIIALIGWGVGLISPWGLLWCTLAAFIATNLESVIGATLQTQFDWLSNEWVNVINTLIGAVVAILAASLGFQ from the coding sequence ATGTTCTCTTCCCTTAACCCTTGGGTGATTGCCCTTGCACTGAACACGCTGTTAATTGCGATCGCCTTCCTCTCCCCCAAAAAACTCCTAACCCCCATCGGCTACCTCCACGCTTGGGTTTTAGGCGTTCTCCTCTGGGGAACCCTACAAGCCCCCGGCTATCTTGTCGTCCTGTTTTACTTCCTCGTCGGTTCCGGCGTAACCCGCCTTGGCATGGCCGAAAAAGAAGCCGCCGGAATCGCCGAAAAACGTTCCGGTTTACGCGGCCCCGAAAACGTTTGGGGATCCGCCGGAATCGCCACCCTCTGCGCCCTAGGAACCCTCTGGGCAACCCCCCTGTGGTCTAGTCTCCTGCAATTAGGCTACGTCGCCAGTTTCAGCACCAAACTCTCCGACACTTGCGCCTCAGAAGTCGGTAAAGCCTACGGAAAACGCACCTTTTTAATCACCACCTTCCAACCCGTCCCCCGAGGCACAGAGGGCGCAGTGAGTCTAGAAGGCACCTTAGCAGGTCTTTTCGCCTCCGTAATCATCGCCCTAATCGGTTGGGGTGTAGGTTTAATCAGTCCTTGGGGTCTGCTTTGGTGTACCCTTGCCGCCTTCATCGCCACCAACTTAGAAAGCGTCATTGGGGCAACCTTACAGACTCAATTTGATTGGCTTTCCAACGAGTGGGTGAATGTGATTAATACCCTCATCGGCGCAGTTGTAGCTATTCTCGCCGCTTCGTTAGGTTTTCAGTAG
- the cobD gene encoding threonine-phosphate decarboxylase CobD — translation MQRPIHGGNLVWAARVAGCPTDQLVDFSASINPLGPPESAIAAIQGGLESLRHYPDPQYLALRAALGRKHHLPPDWILPGNGAAELLTWVGWEFAQGGATAILTPAFGDYQRAIQAFGGVIAPCPLTLPSCHLPQTFPPQARGLLLNNPHNPTGKLWPREEILPLLEQFDRVVVDEAFMDFLGPSEQASLTAVLPQYPNLVILRSLTKFYSLPGLRLGYALAHPQQLQRWQGLRDPWSVNNLAVLAGQAVLDDISFQNLTWNWLKPTRQALIEGLQQLGQFHPLPGAANFVLVQSDQSASQWQHQLLKDHRLFIRDCLSFPELGDRYFRLAVRTPAENQRLLEALEHGC, via the coding sequence ATGCAGCGGCCAATTCACGGGGGAAACTTAGTCTGGGCAGCCCGTGTCGCCGGTTGCCCAACGGATCAACTTGTGGATTTTTCCGCCAGTATTAACCCTTTGGGGCCGCCGGAAAGTGCGATCGCGGCTATTCAAGGGGGTCTGGAGAGTCTGCGCCACTACCCAGACCCCCAATATCTCGCTCTACGGGCGGCTTTAGGTCGAAAACACCACCTACCTCCAGACTGGATTTTACCGGGCAATGGGGCGGCGGAATTATTAACTTGGGTGGGGTGGGAGTTCGCCCAAGGGGGAGCAACGGCTATCCTGACTCCCGCCTTTGGGGACTATCAACGGGCGATTCAAGCTTTCGGGGGAGTCATTGCCCCTTGTCCCTTAACGCTGCCCTCCTGTCACCTCCCCCAGACCTTCCCCCCCCAAGCCCGCGGCCTACTCCTCAACAACCCCCACAATCCTACGGGGAAATTGTGGCCGAGGGAGGAGATTTTACCCCTACTGGAACAATTTGACCGGGTGGTAGTGGATGAGGCCTTTATGGACTTCCTAGGCCCCTCTGAGCAAGCCAGCCTAACCGCCGTCCTCCCCCAGTATCCTAACCTTGTCATCTTGCGATCGCTCACCAAATTTTACAGCTTGCCCGGGTTACGGTTAGGTTATGCCCTGGCCCACCCCCAACAGTTGCAACGGTGGCAAGGACTCCGAGATCCTTGGTCAGTGAACAATCTGGCCGTTTTGGCTGGGCAAGCGGTGTTAGATGATATTAGCTTTCAAAACCTGACCTGGAACTGGTTAAAACCCACCCGTCAAGCCCTCATTGAAGGATTACAACAACTGGGTCAATTCCACCCCTTACCGGGGGCGGCCAACTTTGTGTTAGTGCAGAGTGACCAATCCGCCAGCCAATGGCAACACCAGCTATTAAAAGATCATCGCCTGTTCATTCGAGATTGTTTGAGTTTTCCCGAATTAGGCGATCGCTACTTTCGCCTAGCCGTCCGTACCCCCGCCGAAAATCAGCGTTTACTAGAGGCATTAGAACATGGCTGTTGA
- a CDS encoding acyl-CoA thioesterase, producing the protein MGQEQPQLPPTRAIARDNALRAKTEGWFEYLVKAQPHHTDYGGVVWHGAYLTWLEEARVECLRSIGIDFAELVKLGCDLPVVDLSVRYHRALRLGQSALIKTRMLEMTGVRIDWDYQMVGLDSQELLLTAKITLVAVDRDKGKIMRRLPPTVKDALVQLSK; encoded by the coding sequence ATGGGTCAAGAACAGCCACAATTACCACCGACAAGGGCGATCGCACGAGACAACGCCCTGCGCGCTAAAACCGAGGGCTGGTTTGAGTATTTGGTTAAAGCTCAACCTCACCATACCGACTATGGGGGGGTCGTCTGGCACGGGGCTTATTTAACTTGGCTCGAAGAAGCCCGGGTGGAATGTTTGCGTTCTATTGGCATTGATTTTGCCGAATTAGTCAAGCTTGGGTGTGATTTACCTGTTGTAGATTTGTCTGTGCGGTATCATCGCGCCCTGCGTTTAGGACAGTCAGCCTTAATTAAAACCCGAATGTTAGAGATGACCGGGGTGAGAATCGATTGGGATTATCAAATGGTCGGCCTCGACTCTCAAGAATTATTACTCACCGCAAAAATCACATTAGTGGCCGTAGACCGAGACAAGGGGAAAATTATGCGCCGACTCCCTCCAACGGTTAAGGATGCCTTGGTGCAGTTATCAAAGTGA
- a CDS encoding pseudouridine synthase, protein MHHHYILFYKPYGVLCQFSPEGDSPRETLKSYIPIPSVYPAGRLDQDSEGLLLLTNDGRLQHQLCHPRFAHLRTYWVQIEGIPHPEALTQLRQGVKIKDYHTRPAQVALLEQEPNLPPRNPPIRFRKSIPTRWLEMSLTEGKNRQVRRMTAAVGYPTLRLVRVAMGSNRKYAKVRSVFPTNPHALFTLEGLGLGEWRALNEQEQQLLKKGLVSC, encoded by the coding sequence ATGCACCATCACTACATTCTCTTTTACAAACCCTACGGCGTTCTCTGCCAATTCAGCCCAGAGGGAGACAGCCCCCGAGAAACCCTAAAATCCTATATTCCCATCCCCTCCGTTTATCCAGCCGGACGCTTAGACCAAGACAGCGAAGGTCTATTACTGCTCACCAACGACGGCCGACTCCAGCACCAACTCTGTCATCCCCGTTTCGCCCACCTACGCACCTACTGGGTCCAAATAGAAGGCATCCCCCACCCTGAAGCCCTCACGCAATTGAGACAAGGAGTTAAAATCAAGGACTATCACACCCGCCCCGCCCAAGTCGCCTTACTCGAACAGGAGCCAAACTTACCCCCCAGAAATCCCCCTATTCGTTTTCGCAAAAGTATCCCCACCCGTTGGTTAGAAATGAGCCTCACTGAGGGCAAAAATCGTCAAGTCCGCCGCATGACTGCCGCCGTCGGTTATCCTACGTTACGATTAGTCCGAGTCGCGATGGGGTCTAACCGAAAATATGCTAAAGTAAGGTCTGTTTTTCCCACCAATCCCCATGCTTTATTCACCTTAGAAGGGCTAGGCTTGGGGGAATGGCGAGCGTTAAATGAGCAAGAACAGCAACTATTAAAAAAAGGATTAGTTTCGTGTTGA
- a CDS encoding ATP-dependent 6-phosphofructokinase has protein sequence MGEKKRIGVLTSGGDCAGLNATIRAIVNRAVVTYGWEVVGIKGATNGLMTTPPEYIDLQLSKVESLLTKGGTLLGTTNKGEKRLEECLDLIVENYHRLNLNALIGIGGDGSLAILHRIAKYGNINFVGIPKTIDNDVYLTEYAIGYQTAVNVATEALDRLHSTAESHERIMILEVMGRDAGHIALNAGIAGGAHIILIPEIPYNIENICRKIAERKQHGFNHTVMIVSEAVYTRNGTCRVGKIGQFFADMITELTGIDTRVTVLGHVQRGGMPSPADRILASSFGVAAVDLIAQENYNKIVAWQNHQVVPVPIEEATGKIRIVDPHDTLVKTAVGLGIYIGEHEGTLEISHNGSGHPAQMFPLADSKILNASIG, from the coding sequence ATGGGAGAAAAAAAACGGATCGGAGTCTTGACAAGTGGCGGCGACTGTGCTGGATTAAACGCCACCATTCGCGCTATAGTCAATCGCGCCGTCGTCACTTATGGGTGGGAAGTCGTTGGGATTAAAGGTGCCACCAACGGCCTAATGACCACACCCCCCGAATACATAGACTTACAACTGAGCAAAGTAGAGTCCCTGCTCACCAAAGGCGGAACCCTACTTGGCACCACCAACAAAGGAGAAAAACGACTAGAAGAATGCTTAGATCTCATCGTAGAAAACTACCACCGTCTGAATCTTAATGCCCTGATCGGCATTGGGGGAGATGGGAGTTTAGCCATTCTGCACCGCATCGCCAAATACGGCAACATTAACTTTGTAGGCATTCCCAAAACCATTGATAATGATGTTTACTTAACGGAATATGCCATTGGGTATCAAACCGCCGTTAACGTAGCCACAGAAGCCTTAGATCGTCTCCATTCCACCGCCGAAAGTCATGAGCGGATTATGATCTTAGAAGTCATGGGACGGGATGCCGGACATATTGCCCTCAACGCCGGGATTGCCGGAGGAGCGCATATTATTCTGATCCCCGAAATTCCCTACAACATCGAGAATATTTGCCGGAAAATTGCCGAACGGAAACAACACGGGTTTAATCATACCGTCATGATTGTGTCTGAAGCCGTTTATACTCGTAATGGCACTTGTCGCGTGGGTAAAATCGGGCAATTCTTCGCAGATATGATTACTGAACTCACCGGAATTGATACGCGGGTGACGGTTTTAGGTCATGTCCAACGGGGTGGAATGCCCAGTCCGGCTGACCGAATTTTAGCCTCTTCTTTTGGGGTTGCCGCTGTGGATTTAATCGCTCAAGAAAATTACAACAAGATTGTCGCTTGGCAAAATCATCAAGTGGTACCGGTTCCCATTGAAGAAGCGACAGGCAAGATTCGCATTGTGGATCCTCACGATACCTTAGTGAAAACAGCCGTCGGTCTGGGGATTTATATTGGTGAACATGAAGGGACCTTAGAAATCTCTCACAACGGTTCAGGACACCCTGCCCAAATGTTTCCCCTCGCAGACAGCAAGATTCTGAACGCCTCAATAGGCTAA
- a CDS encoding HU family DNA-binding protein, whose protein sequence is MNKGELVDEVAKKTSLTKKQIDAVISATVDTIMDAVAEDDKVTLVGFGSFESRDRKAREGRNPKTGEKMEIKATKVPAFSAGKLFKEKVAPPSE, encoded by the coding sequence ATGAATAAAGGTGAATTAGTGGACGAAGTGGCTAAGAAAACTTCGCTCACCAAAAAACAAATCGATGCGGTGATTAGTGCCACAGTGGACACGATTATGGATGCTGTGGCCGAGGATGATAAGGTCACGTTGGTGGGTTTTGGCTCCTTTGAATCCCGCGATCGCAAAGCCAGAGAAGGGCGTAATCCTAAAACGGGCGAAAAGATGGAGATTAAAGCAACAAAAGTCCCTGCTTTCTCTGCCGGAAAACTCTTCAAAGAGAAAGTCGCGCCCCCGAGTGAGTAG
- a CDS encoding FAD-dependent oxidoreductase, giving the protein MAVDYDLVILGGSLEGRYAAALAARHRRRVALIEPQPQLDPLPLALQTLGYWAQFIQQSQEVSAAHLLTPAQGLNLPQALAWGQAVEQSHAPHLSPGALSALGVDYLVGEAEFFPLPQPAIIVNHRTLRSRRYLLALPSTPQTPPPDLEDPDSTPYLTPQTLWHSDLPPHLLMVGGSPLALSLAQALQRLGKQITLVLPGRLLPSEDPEISQHLHGQLAALGVEIIPQSPISQLRYIPPKKWVQAGNKALCADEIIWATGYSPQTANLHLESVGVTPTDKGIPVNRKLQTSHPQIYAIGNSLGGYPSPHIAQYEATIAVKNALFFPYHSVNYTTVSYQVNLYPPLVRIGLTEKQARGNYGEDLVILKPAFHHDIASLIGNQTRGFSKIILQPKGQILGAHFLSFQGGEIIEALGLAMRQQIPFGQLKEHLPIFNSISSVG; this is encoded by the coding sequence ATGGCTGTTGACTATGATCTGGTCATTCTGGGAGGCAGTTTAGAAGGCCGTTATGCCGCCGCCCTCGCCGCCCGTCATCGGCGGCGCGTCGCCCTGATTGAACCCCAGCCCCAACTTGATCCCCTCCCCCTCGCCCTCCAAACCTTGGGCTACTGGGCCCAATTCATCCAACAAAGCCAAGAAGTCAGCGCCGCCCATCTCCTCACCCCAGCCCAAGGCCTAAACCTGCCCCAAGCCCTCGCCTGGGGGCAAGCGGTGGAACAATCCCACGCCCCCCACCTCAGCCCAGGCGCCCTCAGCGCCTTGGGGGTGGATTATCTCGTCGGAGAGGCGGAATTTTTCCCCTTACCACAACCTGCAATTATTGTCAACCATCGAACCCTGCGATCGCGCCGTTACCTCCTCGCCCTCCCCAGCACCCCCCAAACCCCACCCCCGGATCTCGAAGATCCCGACTCCACCCCCTACCTCACCCCTCAAACCCTCTGGCACAGCGACCTCCCCCCCCATCTGCTCATGGTGGGCGGCTCCCCCCTCGCCCTCTCCCTTGCCCAAGCGCTGCAACGTCTCGGCAAACAGATCACCCTCGTCCTCCCCGGCCGACTCCTACCCAGTGAAGACCCAGAAATTAGCCAACACCTCCACGGTCAATTAGCGGCCTTGGGTGTAGAAATTATCCCCCAAAGTCCTATTAGCCAACTGCGCTATATTCCCCCTAAAAAATGGGTTCAAGCGGGCAATAAAGCCCTCTGTGCTGATGAGATTATCTGGGCGACTGGATACAGCCCCCAAACCGCCAACCTTCATCTAGAATCAGTCGGTGTCACCCCCACCGACAAGGGCATTCCTGTTAATCGCAAACTCCAAACCAGCCACCCCCAAATCTACGCCATTGGCAACAGTTTAGGGGGATATCCTAGCCCCCACATTGCGCAATATGAGGCAACCATCGCCGTTAAGAATGCCCTCTTTTTTCCTTACCATTCGGTTAACTATACCACCGTTTCTTATCAAGTGAATCTGTATCCTCCTCTCGTTAGGATTGGCTTAACAGAAAAGCAAGCCCGAGGAAATTATGGGGAAGATTTAGTCATTTTAAAACCCGCTTTTCATCATGATATTGCTTCCTTAATTGGGAACCAAACCCGGGGCTTTAGTAAAATTATCCTCCAACCCAAGGGTCAAATTTTAGGCGCTCATTTCCTCAGTTTTCAGGGGGGAGAGATAATCGAGGCGCTGGGTTTAGCCATGCGGCAACAAATCCCCTTCGGTCAATTAAAAGAACATTTGCCAATATTTAATAGTATCTCATCGGTTGGGTGA
- a CDS encoding phage holin family protein, whose translation MVQFLLTWFVSAIAVLLTAYIVPGLTITGFTSAAIAAVVFGVVNSIVKPVLTLFTLPLTILTLGLFLLVVNAIAFGLVGYLTPGFTVSGFFPALFGSFVLSFLSSFLNRLFFSEPDGSSKFPFS comes from the coding sequence ATGGTGCAATTTCTCTTAACTTGGTTTGTCTCGGCGATCGCCGTTTTGCTAACCGCTTATATCGTTCCGGGTCTAACGATTACGGGTTTTACCTCGGCAGCTATTGCGGCGGTGGTGTTTGGGGTGGTTAATAGTATTGTTAAACCTGTTCTAACGCTCTTCACTCTCCCCCTCACGATTCTCACCTTGGGCTTATTCTTGCTGGTGGTGAATGCGATCGCCTTTGGTTTAGTCGGTTATCTCACCCCCGGTTTCACGGTGTCTGGATTCTTCCCCGCCCTATTCGGTTCTTTTGTCCTATCTTTTCTTAGCAGTTTCTTAAACCGCCTGTTTTTTTCCGAGCCAGACGGTTCCTCCAAGTTCCCTTTTAGCTAA
- a CDS encoding SulP family inorganic anion transporter yields the protein MAVLFSWTEEFQPRNLLSSFLAGWVTGIIGVIRGISYAALIFSGSLAEHLNLGVGIAVYSTAAISIIVALMSSLPGMIATPLAAPTAVLAVLAAAIAQQMQNDPTEVMLLTVIAAIALGSLCTGLFLFLLGICQLGKVISIIPYPVVGGFMAGTGWLLVRGGVQVTCEHPLTWQELPSLLDWSILSHWGVGLVFALLLLWLTQRYRHYLIMPGTLISAIALFYLTLLLTHTPLDLARTQGWLLGPFPAGGLWHPLTFSQLPTIHWGLLGQQWGTVATLMFISLVSLVLTNSGIELAVEREIDLNQELQAVGMANIAAGLGGGMAGNQALPSTILVHKMSAAHRLAGVFKTIPCATVLILGAHFLEFFPKPILGALLFYLGLDLLLQWVYQAAFKFPLWDYGIILLILIIINTVGFLQGVLVGIALSLLLFVIQYSQVNIIRPDCSLSPSTPPQNTSLLELEESVTNHLYYLPLQGFIFFATANQLLDTVQHEVMAARPHPLRFILLDFQHVTGIDSSTVLNLSKIKKIAANHQIILGFIGLNIQVKALLIRGQILEENNSRIKEFSDLKSGLTWCTSCSPLPKGG from the coding sequence ATGGCCGTTTTATTTTCCTGGACTGAAGAATTCCAACCGCGCAATCTGTTATCCAGTTTTTTGGCTGGGTGGGTGACAGGGATTATCGGGGTGATTCGGGGGATTTCCTACGCGGCCTTGATTTTTTCAGGCAGTTTAGCGGAACATCTCAATCTGGGGGTGGGGATTGCGGTCTATAGCACCGCAGCGATTAGTATTATCGTCGCCTTGATGAGTTCTCTCCCCGGAATGATTGCTACCCCCTTGGCGGCCCCAACGGCGGTTTTAGCGGTACTAGCGGCGGCGATCGCGCAACAAATGCAGAATGACCCTACGGAGGTCATGTTACTTACGGTGATAGCGGCGATCGCCTTGGGGTCCCTCTGTACGGGTTTATTCCTGTTTCTGTTGGGGATTTGCCAACTGGGGAAAGTGATTAGTATTATCCCCTACCCGGTGGTGGGGGGATTTATGGCTGGCACGGGATGGTTATTAGTACGCGGGGGGGTGCAGGTGACTTGTGAACATCCCCTAACTTGGCAGGAACTCCCCAGTTTGTTGGATTGGTCTATTTTGAGTCATTGGGGGGTGGGATTGGTGTTCGCCTTGCTGTTGCTGTGGTTAACTCAACGCTATCGTCACTACTTGATTATGCCCGGGACTTTAATCAGTGCGATCGCCTTATTTTACCTGACTCTCCTCCTCACCCACACCCCCCTAGACCTAGCGCGCACCCAAGGCTGGTTACTCGGCCCCTTCCCCGCAGGAGGACTCTGGCATCCCCTCACCTTCTCCCAACTCCCCACCATTCACTGGGGTCTTTTAGGTCAACAATGGGGAACCGTTGCCACCTTAATGTTTATTAGTCTAGTGTCCCTCGTCCTCACCAATAGCGGTATCGAACTAGCCGTAGAACGAGAAATTGACCTCAACCAAGAATTACAGGCCGTCGGCATGGCCAACATTGCCGCCGGACTAGGGGGAGGCATGGCCGGGAATCAAGCCTTACCCAGCACAATTTTAGTCCATAAAATGTCCGCCGCCCATCGTTTAGCCGGAGTCTTTAAAACCATTCCCTGTGCTACGGTTTTAATTTTAGGCGCGCACTTTTTAGAATTCTTCCCCAAACCCATTTTAGGCGCATTACTCTTTTATTTAGGCTTAGATTTACTCCTGCAATGGGTCTATCAAGCGGCCTTTAAATTTCCCCTCTGGGATTACGGCATTATCCTGTTAATTTTAATTATTATTAACACTGTCGGGTTTTTACAAGGCGTTCTCGTAGGAATTGCCCTCTCCCTATTACTCTTTGTCATTCAATACAGTCAAGTTAATATTATCCGTCCAGACTGCTCTCTTTCCCCCTCAACCCCTCCCCAAAATACCAGCCTCCTAGAGCTAGAGGAATCCGTCACTAATCATTTATATTATTTACCCTTACAAGGCTTTATTTTTTTCGCCACCGCCAACCAACTTTTAGACACCGTGCAACATGAAGTCATGGCAGCGCGTCCCCATCCCTTGAGATTTATATTACTGGACTTTCAGCACGTGACTGGAATTGATTCCTCTACGGTGTTAAACCTCTCTAAAATTAAGAAGATTGCGGCAAATCATCAAATTATATTAGGTTTTATTGGGCTAAATATTCAGGTTAAAGCCCTATTAATTCGGGGACAAATTTTAGAAGAGAATAACTCAAGGATTAAGGAATTTTCCGATCTCAAATCGGGACTAACTTGGTGTACGTCTTGTTCCCCCCTTCCAAAGGGGGGCTAG
- the bcp gene encoding thioredoxin-dependent thiol peroxidase, protein MLNIGDIAPDFSQNDANGTATELKRFQGKWLILYFYPKDNTPGCTTEAQEFSALADEFLKFNSVVVGVSPDSEKSHCRFRDKHNLSLILLSDPEHKMAEDYGVWQMKKFMGKQYMGIVRSTFLINPEGKLTQIWTNVKAKGHAQVVLDSLQKNTGA, encoded by the coding sequence GTGTTGAATATTGGGGATATTGCACCGGATTTTAGTCAAAACGACGCAAACGGTACAGCTACAGAGCTTAAACGTTTTCAAGGAAAATGGCTCATTTTATATTTTTATCCTAAAGATAATACCCCCGGTTGCACCACAGAAGCTCAGGAGTTTTCCGCCTTAGCTGATGAATTTTTAAAATTCAATAGTGTAGTTGTGGGAGTCAGTCCTGATAGTGAAAAGTCCCATTGTCGCTTTCGCGATAAACACAATTTATCCTTAATTTTATTAAGTGATCCGGAGCATAAAATGGCGGAGGATTATGGAGTCTGGCAGATGAAAAAGTTTATGGGCAAGCAGTATATGGGAATAGTGCGTTCTACCTTTTTAATTAATCCCGAGGGTAAGTTAACCCAAATTTGGACAAACGTGAAGGCTAAAGGTCATGCTCAAGTGGTTTTAGACAGTTTACAAAAAAACACGGGAGCATGA